Proteins encoded within one genomic window of Verrucomicrobiales bacterium:
- a CDS encoding lamin tail domain-containing protein yields the protein MNTCHPTLRAPAWMVLSLLAFGLYHGEGATSAPENEVPADSVAVFNEIMYHSQSDDPAEEWIELHNQMAVDVDLSNWELTGGVRFRFTPGTVLTAGGYVLVAASPSHLEQRYGITTARGPWLGKLNNAGDQITLRNHNGRLMDQISYSDDSPWPPGADGSGASLAKTRRLTPSGPASNWRASSQLGGTPGRVNFPFLDGAPATTRTLVGRESPSRHLVPTASVAANAWTEVSFDDSSWLPGTSAVGYDLSGISAGTNAPVERYYSLDSTLADGSGNGFDAISTSTTFSTNVPPGSAQTRSTDFSGTSAYLQIPDPVDPAAYTIAGWVRFDSIRVCSLVVRTDAAGPTATWSHQLRMASGGKLQHYVFDGAGQLVAGTNVLVRSRWYHVAITARNGGSMKLFLNGVRDGSERTIGNLWSGGDQWRFGSNGGESPSFFDGQLSGIGIWHEELSPEAIAALAGGASPLLLNGLGSLIGTDVRSVLAGINSSLWLRTPFALPSGGNYSGLNFDVQYADGFVAWLNGREIARRNAPTLLDWNSAATDDRPPLTAVRTESINLSNHVAVLKSGPNVLAVQALNRSAQETNLLFTAQLRVSELPVDTDVLKVSFHELPSALVQPFWMELYNDGETPADLTGVQIRRGSRAVATLPATQVGPKQTFLIPWPASEAAPEAGDRLHLISADQKSWIDSATVAGLLQARREVDPRGEWFRPSTATPGAPNQFDWQEGVVINEIMYHRAPSYPRAGTSPSTTNTLLVGFDSLWSYDNQSPDQGQAWREPNFDVTAWSNGPAPLGMMTGTLPLPIKTPISANGRTTIYFRTDFEVAAKPAQFNLLLTSLIDDGAIFYLNGREVLRRNLTNGPVTSTTRAITNIGTASMSLPFPIAADALVLGRNTLAVEVHQAVTNASADFLMAARLHLSETLAPGTPGEPFAENEEEWIELYNRSTDPVNLSGWRLAEAVEFQFPNGTVIPAGGFLVVARDAAPLRAHYPGIAILGDYQGKLSDSSERILLLDAHHNPADEVRYYGRSPWPEAADGGGSSLELTDPRADNAVPESWQASDESGASPWQRYSIRATAITPAFTPAISGFNELRLCLLDSGEALIDNVSVVEEPGFTPKELIQNGTFETGFTKWRKTGTHIHTFVDSDPDHPGNRVLRLVATGPGSYLNNIIETTLKNGTLAAPVVAGREYQISFDAKWISGSPLLRAELYYNKVAATTRLSLPAQHGTPGRRNSRFVANSGPTFKCLAHEPAVPRFRTPVTVRVQADDPDGVTEMTLFYAATGKAWNRTNMTLSSTGFYEATLPGQSNVVQLQFYISATDGLNVTSLYPPGGTNSRAYIKVENTLPSARVPFLRILADPKEAQGLMPMTNLLSDDFVECTIVLGEKEVIYGGGFRLHGSMHSRQTADNNSFTLRFPADHPYRGIRTSLILRRRDLGEIVCRHMLANAPDVPGNYDDLAYLVSPPLGSGSVTRILFGNDDDIWAKSQFDGQSAQVYKMEGIREFTTTDNGTPEGYKLAIPIGWVQSFDLIDQGNDQEQYRWTTMISNRRAQDDYSRYIALSKVFGMTGTNLQRNVPAVMDVDEWSKVFGLQSLCGVADVYTVENPHNLGYMVRPTDGRMLALQNDWSFPFQRDTGSPLIGIQNLSKIFNLPVYRRVYYGNILHLLNTTFNRAYMARWTQHYGNLTGESYSGYLDYIGNRSTSARTQIGKQIPFEITSNGGQSFSTNSPVGIISGRGWVDVFKVTLGTTSNEVELAWLDAATWQLPVALAPGTNILSLTAFDRSGAVVGADSIEIDATFSDRPQFDGLRISEIMYHPSDPTEAEIAAGFNDSDEFEFVEIANISAAPVSLKGAQFVSGVRFTFQGLNISQLEPGQRVVVVKNLAAFSFRYPNSTRIAGGYTGSLDNSGEWLRLADSFGTVIDEVRYGDSGEWPESADGQGKSLERLSFQGSANTSLNWQSSSSQGGSPGTAADITPQLEIDVNNDGTLDLRAVVPGGRPHQLQSRARLDTGSWSAVRTLPSAANARVEHLTETPPAGSASQFYRLVPE from the coding sequence CTCCCTCCCACCTGGAGCAACGCTACGGGATCACCACCGCCCGCGGTCCCTGGTTGGGTAAGCTGAACAACGCCGGGGACCAGATCACACTCCGCAACCACAACGGCAGACTCATGGATCAGATCAGCTACAGCGACGATTCTCCCTGGCCACCCGGTGCCGACGGGTCCGGAGCGAGTCTCGCCAAGACGAGGCGACTGACTCCTAGCGGCCCGGCCTCGAATTGGCGCGCCAGCTCCCAACTCGGGGGGACGCCAGGCCGGGTTAATTTTCCGTTCCTCGACGGCGCACCGGCGACGACCCGGACCCTCGTCGGACGTGAATCTCCCAGCCGTCACCTCGTGCCAACCGCCAGTGTCGCCGCGAACGCCTGGACCGAGGTTTCCTTCGATGATAGCTCCTGGCTCCCCGGAACCAGTGCGGTGGGCTACGACCTCTCCGGGATCTCGGCCGGCACGAACGCACCCGTCGAGCGCTACTATTCACTCGATAGCACTCTGGCGGATGGTTCGGGCAATGGTTTCGATGCCATTTCTACGTCCACCACCTTCTCCACCAACGTCCCCCCAGGATCCGCTCAGACTCGCTCCACCGACTTCTCTGGCACCAGTGCCTACCTCCAGATACCGGACCCGGTTGATCCCGCTGCTTACACCATCGCGGGATGGGTGCGTTTCGACTCTATCCGGGTCTGCAGCCTGGTGGTGCGAACCGATGCCGCCGGTCCCACCGCGACATGGTCGCATCAGCTCCGAATGGCCTCAGGCGGCAAGCTCCAGCATTATGTCTTCGACGGAGCGGGCCAACTGGTCGCCGGCACCAATGTGCTGGTTCGCAGCCGTTGGTATCACGTCGCCATCACCGCACGGAACGGGGGATCGATGAAGCTATTCTTGAACGGTGTGCGGGACGGATCCGAGCGGACGATCGGAAACCTGTGGAGCGGGGGTGATCAGTGGCGGTTCGGCAGCAACGGAGGGGAAAGCCCGTCCTTTTTCGATGGGCAGCTTTCTGGCATCGGCATCTGGCATGAAGAGCTGTCGCCCGAGGCGATCGCTGCCCTGGCCGGCGGTGCCTCCCCACTGCTCCTCAATGGCCTGGGTTCATTGATCGGCACGGACGTCCGCTCCGTGCTGGCTGGAATCAACAGCTCGCTGTGGCTGCGAACGCCGTTCGCGCTGCCGTCGGGAGGCAACTACAGCGGTTTGAACTTCGACGTCCAATACGCCGACGGATTCGTGGCCTGGCTCAACGGGCGGGAGATCGCCCGCCGAAACGCCCCCACTCTGTTGGACTGGAACTCCGCCGCGACCGATGACCGCCCCCCACTGACCGCGGTTCGAACCGAGTCGATCAACCTTTCCAACCACGTCGCCGTACTAAAGTCCGGCCCGAATGTGCTGGCCGTTCAGGCGCTGAACCGGAGCGCACAGGAGACCAACCTGCTCTTCACCGCCCAGTTGCGAGTGAGTGAACTGCCGGTCGACACGGATGTCCTGAAAGTCTCCTTCCATGAACTGCCATCGGCCCTCGTGCAGCCGTTCTGGATGGAACTCTACAACGACGGCGAAACGCCCGCCGACCTGACCGGCGTCCAGATCCGGCGTGGCTCCCGAGCCGTGGCCACTCTTCCCGCCACCCAGGTGGGACCGAAGCAGACCTTTCTCATCCCATGGCCTGCCTCCGAAGCCGCGCCGGAAGCGGGCGATCGGCTGCACCTGATCTCGGCCGACCAGAAGTCCTGGATCGATTCGGCCACCGTGGCTGGTCTGCTGCAGGCTCGCCGGGAGGTCGATCCCCGCGGCGAATGGTTCCGACCGTCGACCGCCACTCCCGGAGCTCCGAATCAATTCGACTGGCAGGAGGGAGTCGTGATCAACGAAATCATGTATCATCGCGCTCCCTCCTACCCCCGAGCCGGCACTTCCCCCTCCACGACCAATACGCTGCTGGTGGGGTTTGATAGCCTTTGGAGCTACGACAATCAGTCCCCGGATCAAGGCCAGGCCTGGCGGGAGCCCAACTTCGATGTGACCGCCTGGTCAAACGGACCCGCGCCACTCGGCATGATGACCGGAACGCTGCCGTTACCAATCAAGACGCCAATCTCTGCCAACGGCCGCACCACGATCTACTTTCGCACCGATTTCGAAGTGGCCGCCAAGCCAGCCCAGTTCAATCTCTTGCTCACCTCGCTGATCGACGATGGAGCCATTTTTTATCTCAATGGAAGAGAGGTGCTACGGAGAAACCTGACCAATGGACCGGTCACGTCCACCACCCGAGCCATCACCAACATCGGGACAGCGAGCATGTCGCTCCCCTTCCCCATTGCTGCTGACGCACTCGTCCTGGGCCGAAACACGCTCGCGGTGGAGGTGCATCAAGCAGTCACCAATGCATCAGCTGACTTCCTCATGGCGGCGCGACTTCACCTGAGTGAAACGCTCGCACCGGGCACGCCAGGAGAGCCGTTTGCCGAGAACGAGGAGGAATGGATCGAGCTCTACAACCGCTCTACCGACCCAGTCAACCTGAGCGGATGGCGGTTGGCGGAGGCGGTTGAGTTCCAGTTTCCCAACGGGACGGTTATTCCGGCCGGAGGATTTTTGGTCGTGGCGCGGGATGCCGCACCACTGCGCGCTCACTACCCAGGCATCGCCATTCTGGGAGATTACCAAGGCAAGCTCTCTGACTCGTCGGAGAGAATCCTGCTGCTCGATGCGCATCATAATCCGGCCGACGAAGTTCGCTACTACGGTCGCAGCCCTTGGCCGGAAGCGGCCGATGGGGGCGGCTCCAGCCTGGAACTCACCGATCCGCGGGCCGACAACGCCGTGCCGGAGTCCTGGCAAGCAAGCGATGAATCCGGAGCCTCGCCGTGGCAGCGCTACAGCATTCGTGCCACCGCCATAACACCCGCCTTCACCCCCGCCATTTCCGGATTTAACGAACTGCGTCTCTGCCTCCTAGATTCCGGCGAGGCGCTCATCGACAACGTGTCCGTGGTGGAAGAGCCGGGGTTCACCCCCAAAGAATTGATCCAAAACGGCACCTTCGAGACCGGGTTCACCAAATGGCGCAAGACCGGAACCCATATCCACACCTTCGTGGACTCGGACCCCGATCATCCGGGCAATCGGGTCCTGCGCCTGGTGGCGACCGGACCAGGGAGTTATCTCAACAATATCATCGAGACGACGCTCAAGAACGGCACCCTGGCCGCGCCGGTGGTCGCGGGAAGGGAATACCAGATCTCTTTCGATGCCAAATGGATTTCAGGATCCCCCTTGCTGCGTGCCGAACTCTACTACAATAAGGTCGCAGCCACCACACGTCTGAGCCTCCCCGCCCAGCATGGAACGCCCGGGCGACGCAACTCACGCTTCGTCGCGAACTCCGGTCCCACCTTTAAGTGCCTGGCGCATGAGCCGGCAGTCCCTCGGTTCCGCACACCCGTCACCGTACGAGTCCAGGCCGACGATCCGGATGGCGTAACCGAGATGACCCTGTTCTATGCGGCAACGGGCAAAGCCTGGAACCGCACGAACATGACGCTGTCATCCACGGGCTTCTATGAAGCCACCCTCCCCGGGCAATCAAATGTCGTTCAATTGCAGTTCTATATCTCCGCGACGGATGGCCTGAATGTGACCAGCCTGTATCCGCCGGGCGGAACCAACTCCCGAGCCTATATCAAGGTGGAGAACACACTGCCCTCCGCACGTGTTCCCTTCCTGAGGATCCTGGCCGATCCGAAGGAGGCGCAGGGACTCATGCCCATGACCAATCTGCTAAGCGATGATTTCGTGGAATGCACCATCGTTCTCGGCGAGAAAGAAGTCATCTATGGTGGCGGGTTCCGGCTTCATGGCAGCATGCACAGCCGCCAGACCGCGGACAACAACAGTTTCACCCTGCGATTTCCAGCCGATCACCCCTATCGTGGGATCCGCACCTCCCTGATTCTACGACGGCGCGACCTTGGCGAGATCGTCTGCCGTCACATGCTCGCCAACGCGCCCGATGTGCCGGGCAACTACGATGACCTGGCCTACCTGGTCAGCCCGCCCCTGGGGTCCGGAAGCGTCACCCGGATCTTATTCGGCAACGACGACGACATCTGGGCCAAGTCCCAGTTCGATGGCCAGTCCGCCCAGGTCTACAAGATGGAGGGGATTCGCGAGTTCACTACCACTGATAACGGCACTCCCGAGGGATACAAACTGGCGATACCGATTGGATGGGTCCAATCCTTCGACCTGATCGATCAAGGGAACGACCAGGAGCAGTACCGGTGGACGACCATGATTTCCAACCGTCGCGCCCAGGATGACTACTCACGGTATATCGCCCTGAGCAAAGTCTTCGGCATGACCGGGACAAATCTCCAGCGCAACGTGCCTGCCGTCATGGACGTCGACGAATGGTCCAAGGTCTTCGGCCTGCAATCGCTGTGCGGGGTGGCCGATGTCTACACCGTGGAGAACCCTCACAACTTGGGTTACATGGTTCGGCCAACGGATGGGCGCATGCTCGCTCTTCAAAACGACTGGAGCTTCCCATTCCAAAGGGATACCGGCTCGCCGCTCATCGGCATTCAGAATTTATCCAAGATTTTCAACCTTCCGGTCTACCGCCGGGTTTACTACGGGAACATTCTTCACCTGCTGAACACCACCTTCAATCGCGCCTACATGGCTCGCTGGACGCAGCACTACGGGAACCTGACCGGTGAAAGCTATAGCGGGTATCTGGACTACATCGGCAACCGCAGCACCTCGGCTCGAACTCAGATCGGCAAGCAGATTCCCTTCGAGATCACCAGCAATGGCGGACAATCATTCAGCACCAACTCTCCAGTCGGGATCATCTCCGGACGGGGTTGGGTCGACGTCTTCAAGGTCACCCTCGGAACCACCTCCAATGAGGTGGAGCTGGCCTGGCTGGATGCGGCCACATGGCAACTCCCGGTCGCGTTGGCACCGGGAACCAATATCCTTTCCCTGACCGCTTTCGACCGCAGCGGAGCGGTCGTGGGAGCCGATTCCATCGAGATCGACGCCACCTTCAGCGATCGTCCACAGTTCGACGGCCTGCGAATCTCCGAGATCATGTATCATCCCTCCGATCCCACCGAAGCGGAGATCGCCGCCGGGTTCAATGACTCGGACGAGTTCGAATTCGTGGAGATCGCCAATATCAGCGCTGCACCAGTCTCTCTGAAAGGCGCTCAGTTCGTATCCGGGGTGCGCTTCACTTTCCAAGGGTTGAACATCTCTCAGCTCGAACCAGGCCAACGCGTGGTGGTAGTCAAGAACCTCGCCGCCTTCTCGTTCCGCTATCCGAACTCCACCCGGATCGCAGGCGGGTACACCGGATCCCTGGACAACAGCGGCGAATGGCTGCGGCTGGCGGATAGCTTTGGAACCGTGATCGATGAAGTGCGTTATGGGGATAGTGGCGAGTGGCCGGAGAGTGCCGACGGGCAGGGCAAATCCCTCGAACGATTGTCGTTCCAAGGATCCGCCAACACCTCGCTGAACTGGCAATCCAGCAGCAGTCAGGGGGGAAGCCCCGGGACCGCTGCCGACATCACCCCGCAGCTGGAAATCGACGTAAACAACGACGGCACGCTGGATCTCCGCGCCGTGGTCCCCGGAGGGAGGCCACATCAACTGCAATCACGAGCGCGATTGGACACCGGCTCCTGGAGCGCCGTACGCACTCTACCGTCAGCAGCGAACGCGCGCGTGGAGCATCTCACCGAAACGCCACCCGCCGGTTCAGCCAGCCAGTTCTATCGACTGGTCCCGGAGTGA
- a CDS encoding HesA/MoeB/ThiF family protein, with product MDTEPASGSRPDPRAARVSASEPFLSEAERDRYGWQLPVTGFGEAGQVRLKRATVLVSRCGGLGGSVAYQLAAAGVGRLILAHAGDLRLDDLNRQILMTHDWVGKPRVECAALRLKQLNPGLEVEAFPENVTPANADRLVGMADLVVDCAPLFAERYAMNRAAMRLGRPMVEAAVYELEAHLTTFVAGRTGCLRCLYPEPSTTWERRFPVFGAVAATVGGMAAMEAIKVLAGFGEPLWGRLLAFDLRAFNFRQYRAPAREGCPDCGGGRGRVEG from the coding sequence ATGGACACTGAGCCGGCTTCTGGCAGCAGGCCGGATCCTCGGGCCGCGAGGGTGTCGGCTTCCGAACCCTTCCTCAGTGAGGCGGAGCGCGACCGATATGGCTGGCAACTTCCGGTGACCGGGTTTGGGGAGGCTGGGCAAGTGCGGTTGAAGCGCGCGACAGTTCTGGTGTCCCGCTGTGGCGGGCTCGGCGGATCGGTGGCTTACCAACTGGCGGCCGCGGGAGTGGGGCGCTTGATCCTGGCGCACGCCGGGGATTTGAGGCTCGACGATCTCAATCGGCAGATTCTGATGACCCACGATTGGGTGGGCAAACCTCGTGTCGAGTGCGCGGCGCTCCGGCTGAAGCAACTGAACCCAGGGCTGGAGGTCGAGGCGTTTCCCGAGAATGTGACACCGGCCAATGCGGATCGCTTGGTGGGAATGGCAGATCTCGTGGTCGACTGCGCGCCTTTGTTCGCGGAACGCTACGCGATGAATCGGGCCGCGATGCGATTGGGAAGACCGATGGTAGAGGCGGCGGTCTATGAGTTGGAGGCGCATCTGACGACGTTTGTCGCCGGACGGACCGGGTGTCTTCGCTGCCTCTATCCGGAGCCTTCCACGACCTGGGAACGGCGCTTCCCGGTGTTCGGCGCGGTTGCGGCCACCGTGGGAGGAATGGCGGCGATGGAGGCGATCAAGGTGTTGGCGGGCTTCGGAGAACCGCTCTGGGGGCGACTGCTCGCTTTTGATCTGAGAGCTTTCAACTTTCGACAGTATCGAGCGCCTGCCCGCGAAGGATGTCCCGATTGCGGTGGGGGGAGGGGGAGGGTAGAAGGATAG